The following coding sequences lie in one Oceanicola sp. 502str15 genomic window:
- a CDS encoding SDR family oxidoreductase, with protein sequence MSGNFEGKQVLVIGASRAGIGAAIARAFQDSGAQVAITGVEAAPAPEDAARFAYHQLDVTDMGAVEALSAAMPRLDVLVNGAAITARGEETAPEFFSKVLDINLTGSMRCALAFHPQLAAAKGCLINIASMYAGFGSPKNPAYGASKAAVQQLTKSLAIAWAEDGIRVNAVAPGFIVTAQSARSREDATHVANVNARTPLGRWGQPEDIAGPVLFLASEAAAFMTGACIPVDGGYSVV encoded by the coding sequence GTGAGCGGGAACTTCGAGGGCAAGCAGGTGCTGGTGATCGGCGCCAGCCGTGCCGGGATTGGCGCGGCGATTGCGCGGGCGTTTCAGGACTCGGGCGCGCAGGTGGCCATTACCGGCGTGGAAGCGGCCCCTGCCCCCGAGGATGCGGCCCGCTTTGCCTACCACCAGCTTGACGTGACCGACATGGGCGCCGTCGAGGCGCTTTCTGCCGCCATGCCCCGGCTCGACGTACTGGTGAACGGCGCGGCGATCACGGCACGGGGCGAGGAAACGGCGCCGGAGTTCTTTTCCAAGGTGCTCGACATCAACCTGACCGGCTCCATGCGCTGCGCCCTCGCCTTCCACCCGCAACTGGCGGCCGCCAAGGGCTGCCTGATCAACATTGCCTCGATGTATGCGGGCTTCGGCAGCCCGAAGAACCCGGCCTATGGCGCCTCGAAGGCCGCCGTGCAGCAGCTCACCAAATCGCTCGCCATCGCCTGGGCGGAGGACGGCATAAGGGTGAACGCGGTGGCGCCGGGCTTCATCGTTACGGCGCAATCGGCGCGGAGCCGCGAGGACGCGACCCATGTGGCCAATGTGAACGCCCGCACCCCGCTGGGGCGCTGGGGCCAGCCCGAGGACATTGCCGGGCCGGTGCTGTTTCTGGCCTCGGAGGCGGCGGCATTCATGACGGGCGCATGCATTCCGGTTGACGGGGGCTATTCGGTTGTTTGA
- a CDS encoding Gfo/Idh/MocA family protein yields the protein MMDFSRIGVAVIGTGFIGTVHVWALRRLGVDLRGVLGSSPERGAKAAAGLGLASFDTLEQLCADESVQAVHVTSPNHLHYPQVKALIEAGKHVVCEKPLTMTAEESAELVALAEASGLVCAVCYNIRFYPLNQQARGMVAAGELGDLRLITGHYVQDWLAKPTDWNWRLEGDKGGELRAVGDIGTHWADLTSFVAGEKPVEVLAELSTFLKEREKPTGPVETFSAASGATEKVSITTEDTALILLRYPSGARGSVTVSQVSPGRKNSLRWDIAGSTASAEWNSETPDHLWIGHRDGPNQILQRDAALMNATGAAAAHLPGGHVEGFADTFFALFSQVYGDVLAGGRQADSTWASFADGHFEMEFCEAVLASAHSGAWVKIGG from the coding sequence ATGATGGATTTCTCGCGCATCGGCGTTGCCGTGATCGGCACCGGCTTTATCGGAACGGTCCATGTCTGGGCGCTGCGGCGGCTGGGGGTGGATCTGCGCGGGGTGCTGGGCTCTTCGCCCGAGCGCGGAGCGAAGGCGGCGGCCGGGCTGGGCCTGGCCTCGTTTGACACGCTGGAGCAGCTCTGCGCCGATGAGAGCGTGCAGGCGGTGCATGTGACCTCGCCCAACCACCTGCACTACCCGCAGGTGAAGGCGCTGATCGAAGCCGGCAAGCATGTGGTTTGCGAGAAGCCCCTGACGATGACGGCAGAGGAATCGGCGGAGCTGGTGGCGCTGGCGGAGGCCTCGGGGCTGGTGTGCGCGGTGTGCTACAACATCCGCTTTTACCCGCTGAACCAACAGGCGCGGGGCATGGTGGCAGCGGGCGAGTTGGGCGATCTGCGGCTGATCACCGGGCATTACGTGCAGGATTGGCTCGCCAAGCCGACCGACTGGAACTGGCGGCTGGAGGGCGACAAGGGCGGTGAACTGCGCGCGGTGGGTGACATCGGCACCCATTGGGCCGACCTCACCAGCTTTGTTGCGGGCGAAAAGCCGGTGGAGGTGCTGGCCGAGCTGAGCACCTTCCTGAAGGAGCGCGAGAAGCCGACGGGGCCGGTGGAAACCTTTAGCGCGGCGAGTGGAGCGACCGAGAAGGTTTCTATAACAACGGAAGATACTGCGCTGATATTGCTGCGCTATCCCTCCGGGGCGCGAGGCTCGGTGACGGTGAGCCAGGTCTCTCCGGGGCGGAAGAATTCGCTGCGCTGGGACATTGCCGGGAGCACGGCCAGCGCGGAGTGGAACTCGGAAACGCCGGATCACCTGTGGATCGGGCATCGCGACGGGCCGAACCAGATCTTGCAGCGCGATGCGGCGCTGATGAACGCCACGGGCGCGGCGGCGGCGCATTTGCCGGGCGGGCATGTGGAGGGGTTTGCCGATACCTTCTTTGCCCTGTTTTCACAGGTTTACGGCGACGTTCTGGCGGGCGGGCGACAGGCGGATTCGACCTGGGCGAGCTTTGCCGACGGGCATTTCGAGATGGAATTCTGCGAGGCGGTCCTTGCCAGTGCGCACAGCGGCGCATGGGTGAAGATCGGCGGATAA
- a CDS encoding substrate-binding domain-containing protein — protein sequence MKTLLKTTTAAAGLTLALSGMAAAEYTIGISNTVQGNGWREEMVCAMKAQALVSGKVDSLNIAHRNTDAAGQSEDIRNLIEAGVDAIVVNPANPDGIADAVKEATDKGIVVVAVDQGVNADAAYVLSNNQEEYAYLGAKWLFETIGGSGEVVYMRGAAGAAADDDRDKGFKRALEEFPDVKIAQEVFTGWQQDKGKQQILDYIATGIPFDGIWTSGIDNVIVDALVESDVDLVPVVGADNAGFVGQLASVEGLTGAAVTNPGSIGGAGVTLALRILDGETPEERVVLVDPSLWANNDEAGKELIAGAQNPDLDPEWPVSVQIPGWTDYSMEEIIACKGPGE from the coding sequence ATGAAGACACTACTGAAAACCACCACTGCCGCCGCCGGGCTGACGCTTGCCCTGAGCGGGATGGCCGCAGCCGAATACACCATCGGCATTTCCAACACCGTGCAGGGCAACGGCTGGCGCGAGGAGATGGTCTGCGCGATGAAGGCGCAGGCGCTGGTGTCGGGCAAGGTCGACAGCCTCAACATCGCCCACCGCAACACCGATGCGGCGGGCCAGTCGGAGGACATCCGCAACCTGATCGAAGCGGGCGTCGATGCCATCGTGGTCAACCCCGCCAACCCCGACGGCATTGCCGACGCGGTGAAGGAAGCCACCGACAAGGGCATCGTCGTGGTCGCGGTCGATCAGGGCGTGAACGCGGATGCGGCCTATGTGCTGTCCAACAACCAGGAGGAATACGCCTACCTCGGCGCGAAGTGGCTGTTCGAGACCATCGGCGGCTCTGGCGAGGTGGTCTACATGCGCGGTGCGGCGGGGGCTGCGGCCGATGACGACCGCGACAAGGGCTTCAAGCGGGCGCTTGAGGAGTTCCCCGATGTGAAGATCGCGCAGGAGGTCTTTACCGGCTGGCAGCAGGACAAGGGCAAGCAGCAGATCCTTGACTACATCGCCACCGGCATTCCGTTTGACGGGATCTGGACGAGCGGGATCGACAACGTGATCGTCGATGCGCTGGTCGAGAGCGACGTGGATCTCGTGCCCGTGGTGGGCGCCGACAACGCCGGTTTCGTGGGCCAGCTCGCCTCGGTCGAGGGCCTCACCGGCGCGGCCGTCACAAACCCCGGCTCGATCGGCGGCGCAGGGGTGACGCTGGCGCTGCGCATCCTCGATGGCGAGACCCCCGAAGAGCGCGTGGTGCTGGTGGACCCGAGCCTCTGGGCCAACAATGACGAAGCCGGCAAGGAGCTGATCGCGGGGGCGCAGAACCCCGACCTCGACCCGGAATGGCCGGTATCGGTGCAGATCCCGGGCTGGACCGATTACTCGATGGAAGAGATCATCGCCTGCAAGGGCCCCGGCGAGTAA
- a CDS encoding Gfo/Idh/MocA family protein, producing MKIAGISFDHMHMGDLLRMVHEHPEAEICALYDPDRARMQAAVDAFGVPEERVFTELEPALATAPDLAILCSSTASHAEMAERIAPTGTNLMVEKPFAASASDARRMIAAMQAGGGRMAINWPLRWVESHVTAKALIEAGEIGELLEVRSYGGNRGPLFHLADKVEVTPEEVERQKPGSWWYKRASGGGSLLDYLGYGATLGTWFMNGAAPLEVTCVVDETPGIEVDQHSITICRYARGLSKMETRWGTFTDPWITQPQPACGYTFIGSEGTLTSLDYANHVTLQTRAQPKVHAVPVQPLAEGERNPVEFMLSRLKSAGPIDGPLDPALCLTAQRIIDTAAQSAAEKRTLALRP from the coding sequence ATGAAGATCGCCGGAATTTCCTTTGACCACATGCACATGGGCGACCTTCTGCGGATGGTTCACGAGCACCCCGAGGCGGAGATCTGCGCGCTCTACGACCCGGACCGCGCGAGAATGCAGGCGGCGGTGGATGCCTTCGGCGTGCCGGAAGAGCGCGTGTTCACCGAACTGGAGCCGGCCCTCGCCACCGCCCCCGACCTCGCAATCCTCTGCTCCTCCACCGCCAGCCACGCCGAGATGGCCGAGCGCATCGCCCCCACCGGCACCAACCTGATGGTCGAAAAGCCCTTCGCGGCCTCTGCCAGCGATGCCCGCCGGATGATCGCCGCCATGCAGGCGGGCGGCGGGCGCATGGCGATCAACTGGCCGCTGCGCTGGGTTGAGAGCCACGTGACGGCCAAGGCCCTGATCGAGGCGGGCGAGATCGGCGAGCTGCTGGAGGTGCGCAGCTACGGCGGCAACCGCGGCCCGCTGTTTCACCTCGCCGACAAGGTCGAGGTGACGCCCGAGGAGGTGGAGCGCCAGAAGCCCGGCAGCTGGTGGTACAAACGCGCCTCTGGCGGCGGCTCCCTGCTCGATTACCTCGGCTACGGCGCGACGCTGGGCACATGGTTCATGAACGGCGCGGCCCCGTTGGAGGTGACCTGCGTGGTCGACGAGACCCCGGGCATCGAGGTTGATCAACACTCCATCACCATCTGCCGCTACGCGCGCGGCCTCAGCAAGATGGAAACCCGCTGGGGCACCTTCACCGACCCCTGGATCACCCAGCCCCAGCCCGCCTGCGGCTATACCTTCATCGGCTCCGAGGGCACGCTCACCAGCCTCGATTACGCCAACCACGTGACCCTGCAAACCCGCGCCCAGCCAAAGGTGCATGCGGTGCCGGTGCAGCCGCTGGCGGAGGGCGAGCGCAACCCGGTCGAGTTCATGCTCTCGCGCCTGAAGAGCGCAGGCCCCATCGACGGCCCGCTCGACCCGGCGCTCTGCCTCACCGCCCAGCGGATCATCGACACGGCGGCGCAGTCGGCGGCCGAGAAGCGCACCCTCGCGCTGCGGCCATGA
- a CDS encoding sugar phosphate isomerase/epimerase — protein MKLGILTAPFETAPLMEVARWAAEVDMGVLEVACWPASGGEARRYAGTSHIDCNGLSEGQAQEITGGLAEHGVTISALGYYPNPLHAEASHREEVIGHLKHVITAAATLSVPVVNTFIGGDKSLNVDGNWKRAQEILAPVVAHAKDAGIRLCFENCPMIFSYDEWPGGHNIAYSPKIWRRIFEEWGEAVGMNFDPSHLVWQMIDQDRFIKEFGPMMAHVHAKDVMIDRDGLYENGVMSAGMGWQVPRMPGLGDVDWPGFFSGLYRAGYDGPVIIEHEDKVFEKDDAAVKRGFLLARDVLQPYIK, from the coding sequence ATGAAACTTGGCATTCTGACGGCCCCGTTTGAAACCGCGCCATTGATGGAGGTGGCCAGATGGGCCGCCGAGGTGGACATGGGCGTGCTGGAAGTCGCCTGCTGGCCGGCCTCGGGTGGAGAGGCGCGGCGCTATGCGGGGACCTCGCATATTGACTGCAACGGGCTGTCGGAGGGCCAGGCGCAGGAAATCACCGGCGGGCTGGCCGAACACGGGGTGACGATCTCGGCGCTGGGATACTACCCCAACCCGCTGCACGCGGAGGCCTCTCACCGCGAGGAGGTGATCGGTCATCTGAAACATGTGATCACCGCCGCCGCCACACTGTCGGTGCCGGTGGTCAACACCTTCATTGGCGGCGACAAGTCACTGAATGTGGACGGAAACTGGAAGCGGGCGCAGGAGATCCTTGCCCCCGTCGTCGCCCATGCAAAGGACGCCGGCATCAGGCTCTGCTTCGAGAACTGCCCGATGATCTTCAGCTATGACGAATGGCCGGGCGGGCACAACATTGCCTACTCCCCCAAGATCTGGCGCCGCATTTTTGAGGAATGGGGCGAGGCCGTGGGGATGAACTTTGACCCCTCGCACCTTGTCTGGCAGATGATCGACCAGGACAGATTCATCAAGGAATTCGGGCCGATGATGGCCCATGTTCATGCGAAGGACGTGATGATCGACCGCGACGGGCTCTACGAGAACGGGGTGATGAGCGCGGGCATGGGCTGGCAGGTGCCACGGATGCCCGGGCTGGGCGACGTGGACTGGCCCGGCTTCTTCTCCGGGCTCTACCGCGCCGGATACGACGGGCCGGTGATCATCGAGCATGAGGACAAGGTGTTCGAGAAGGATGACGCGGCGGTGAAACGCGGCTTCCTGCTCGCTCGTGACGTGCTGCAACCTTACATCAAGTGA
- a CDS encoding ABC transporter permease has product MDRLKALLRDHPIIPLLVLLALLVGILEIMRPGIVGERWIANTVKFAIPLAMLAACQTLTMLTGGIDLSAAIVATISSFVMATLVPFYGPAGAIALSLVPAVLIGLLNGIGVGFFRVHPLIITLGSGLIGTGCLQVYQSTVIATGSVVPDGLAWLGTGRTWGFPNALVLFVPFAALILFAQRRTGFGRLLYAMGDNEGAARLAGVRGWQVHLALYALSGLIAGMAGLVYVGLIKAPSLSLAVPLMLPSVAAAVIGGTSIFGGRGGYAGTIVGALILTVLGTMLTLLHMPEGARRILFGGIILGVAAIHLRLTDTR; this is encoded by the coding sequence ATGGACAGGCTCAAGGCGCTGCTGCGCGATCACCCGATTATTCCGCTGCTGGTGCTGCTGGCGCTGCTTGTCGGCATCCTCGAAATCATGCGCCCCGGCATCGTCGGCGAGCGCTGGATTGCCAACACGGTGAAATTTGCCATCCCGCTCGCCATGCTCGCGGCCTGCCAGACGCTGACCATGCTCACGGGGGGCATCGACCTTTCAGCGGCCATCGTCGCCACCATCTCCAGCTTCGTCATGGCCACGCTGGTGCCCTTCTACGGCCCTGCGGGGGCGATTGCGCTCTCGCTCGTTCCGGCAGTGCTGATCGGGCTGCTGAACGGCATCGGCGTGGGCTTCTTCCGGGTGCATCCGCTGATCATCACCCTCGGCTCGGGGCTGATCGGCACCGGCTGCCTTCAAGTCTACCAGAGCACGGTGATTGCCACCGGATCGGTGGTGCCGGACGGCCTCGCGTGGCTCGGCACCGGGCGCACATGGGGTTTTCCGAACGCGCTGGTGCTGTTTGTGCCTTTCGCCGCGCTCATCCTCTTTGCCCAGCGGCGCACCGGCTTTGGCCGCCTGCTCTATGCCATGGGCGACAACGAGGGCGCGGCGCGGCTGGCCGGGGTGCGCGGCTGGCAGGTGCACCTTGCGCTCTACGCCCTTTCGGGACTGATCGCGGGGATGGCGGGGCTGGTCTACGTGGGCCTCATCAAGGCGCCTTCGCTGTCGCTCGCGGTGCCGCTGATGCTGCCCTCGGTGGCGGCGGCGGTGATCGGGGGCACCTCGATCTTCGGCGGGCGCGGCGGCTATGCGGGCACCATCGTGGGCGCGCTGATCCTCACCGTGCTCGGCACCATGCTGACCCTGCTGCACATGCCCGAGGGGGCGCGGCGCATTCTCTTCGGTGGCATCATCCTTGGCGTCGCCGCCATTCACCTGAGGCTGACCGACACGAGGTAG
- a CDS encoding zinc-dependent alcohol dehydrogenase family protein — protein MKTRVALLRKMGAARPYSESKPLQIVEAELAPPGPGELLVKMAAAGLCHSDLSTINADRPREMPVALGHEASGVVQQVGPGVTRFAPGDHVVLVFVPTCGQCLPCAEGRPALCEPAAVAAAAGTLMSGEKKISVEGAKVNHHIGVSAFSEHAVVAEGSAVKIDKDIPLDKAALLGCAVLTGVGAVINGGKLEMGQSCAIVGLGGVGLAGLLGAIAAGAGTVVACDIAEDKRAFALELGAHLAVDPAEPNAVEKLKEATGGGVHLAVELAGVVPALDFACKITRRGGVTVTAGLPHPSKVLEVPVAALTVSDATIRGSYVGSCVPKRDIPRFARMMQQGQLPIEKLMTHKIRLDDINEGFERLAAGQAIRQVIEF, from the coding sequence ATGAAAACGCGGGTGGCGCTTCTGCGCAAAATGGGGGCCGCGCGGCCCTATTCCGAAAGCAAACCGCTCCAGATCGTCGAGGCCGAACTGGCTCCTCCGGGGCCGGGGGAGCTGCTGGTCAAGATGGCCGCCGCCGGGCTCTGCCACTCCGACCTCTCCACCATCAACGCCGACCGCCCGCGCGAGATGCCCGTCGCCCTCGGCCACGAGGCCAGCGGCGTGGTGCAGCAGGTCGGCCCCGGCGTCACCCGCTTTGCGCCCGGCGATCACGTGGTGCTGGTCTTCGTGCCCACCTGCGGCCAGTGCCTGCCCTGCGCCGAGGGCCGCCCCGCGCTCTGCGAGCCAGCCGCGGTGGCGGCGGCGGCAGGCACCCTGATGAGCGGCGAAAAGAAGATCTCCGTCGAGGGCGCCAAGGTAAACCATCACATCGGCGTCTCCGCCTTTTCCGAACACGCGGTGGTGGCCGAAGGCTCGGCGGTGAAGATCGACAAGGACATCCCGCTCGACAAGGCCGCCCTCTTGGGCTGCGCCGTGCTCACCGGGGTTGGCGCCGTGATCAACGGCGGCAAGCTCGAAATGGGCCAGAGCTGCGCAATCGTCGGGCTGGGGGGCGTCGGGCTGGCCGGGCTTCTGGGCGCCATCGCGGCGGGCGCGGGCACCGTGGTGGCCTGTGACATCGCCGAAGACAAACGCGCCTTTGCGCTGGAGCTTGGCGCGCATCTGGCCGTCGATCCGGCCGAGCCGAACGCGGTCGAAAAGCTGAAGGAAGCCACCGGCGGCGGGGTCCACCTGGCCGTAGAACTCGCCGGCGTGGTGCCCGCGCTCGACTTCGCCTGCAAGATCACCCGCCGCGGCGGCGTCACCGTCACCGCGGGCCTTCCGCACCCCTCCAAGGTGCTCGAGGTGCCGGTGGCCGCGCTCACCGTTAGCGACGCCACGATCCGCGGCAGCTACGTCGGCTCCTGCGTGCCCAAGCGCGATATTCCGCGCTTTGCCCGGATGATGCAGCAGGGCCAGCTCCCGATCGAAAAGCTGATGACCCACAAGATCCGTCTCGACGACATCAACGAAGGCTTCGAGCGGCTGGCGGCGGGGCAGGCGATCCGGCAGGTGATCGAATTCTGA
- a CDS encoding ABC transporter permease yields the protein MKALRKHAWITGLAVILAALFVATKLIQPSFGASGLESLARAALPFAFATVAQAVVVIAGGIDLSIASMMAVCSVTAAVLMEGNGGAISGGIVLLVLAMGAGMGALNGLLINITRVPDIVVTLAMLFVWEGVALLILNAPGGDAADWLRGFIIGGLPIPGLGGVPRSLVFLLVLVAIVWLPIRRSRTGLSLYAVGSDALAAFRSGVNVGRTRIVAYALAGVFAAMGGLSLTLSTGIGEPIPGPYLLASVAAVVLGGVVLGGGKGGLLGPLIAVFILRLVRMDLTLLSVDPNVSAIIEGTIMVVVVMIGGLLAARGKL from the coding sequence ATGAAGGCGCTTCGCAAACACGCATGGATCACCGGGCTTGCGGTGATCCTCGCCGCCCTCTTCGTGGCGACCAAGCTCATTCAGCCCAGCTTCGGCGCTTCGGGGCTGGAAAGCCTTGCCCGCGCCGCCCTGCCCTTTGCCTTTGCCACCGTGGCGCAGGCGGTGGTGGTGATTGCCGGGGGCATCGACCTGTCGATCGCCTCGATGATGGCGGTCTGCTCGGTGACGGCGGCGGTGCTGATGGAGGGCAACGGCGGGGCGATCTCGGGCGGGATCGTGCTGCTGGTGCTGGCTATGGGGGCGGGCATGGGCGCGCTGAACGGGCTGCTCATCAACATCACCCGCGTGCCCGACATCGTGGTGACGCTGGCGATGCTCTTTGTCTGGGAGGGCGTGGCGCTGCTGATCCTCAACGCGCCGGGCGGCGATGCGGCGGACTGGCTGCGCGGGTTCATCATTGGCGGCCTGCCGATCCCCGGGCTGGGCGGCGTGCCGCGCTCGCTGGTGTTTCTGCTGGTGCTGGTGGCCATCGTCTGGCTACCGATCCGGCGCTCGCGCACCGGGCTTTCGCTTTACGCGGTGGGCTCGGATGCGCTGGCGGCCTTCCGTTCTGGGGTGAACGTGGGGCGCACCCGGATCGTGGCCTATGCGCTGGCGGGGGTCTTTGCCGCAATGGGAGGCCTCTCGCTGACGCTGTCCACCGGCATCGGAGAGCCGATCCCCGGGCCCTACCTGCTCGCCTCGGTCGCCGCCGTGGTGCTGGGCGGCGTGGTTCTGGGCGGCGGCAAGGGGGGCCTGCTCGGCCCGCTGATTGCCGTGTTCATCCTGCGGCTGGTGCGGATGGATCTGACGCTGCTCAGCGTCGATCCCAATGTTTCGGCGATCATCGAGGGCACGATCATGGTGGTTGTCGTGATGATCGGCGGGCTGCTCGCGGCACGGGGGAAGCTGTGA
- a CDS encoding sugar ABC transporter ATP-binding protein translates to MSDEAPLLDASGVEKRFGAVVALKAAALTIRRGEIVALMGANGAGKSTFVKILTGALKADGGHVKIRGAERAVGSPAEARKSGLVPVYQEPSLIPDLDVADNLRLGGTDPAKFSAWMGELGFAGFDLSAMIHSLPLATLRIIDLARALASEPDVLLLDEMTAALPTDLVEAVLKVVQQQAEAGRSVIYISHRFAEIAQVCQRAVVLRDGATVGEVPIEEGAEERIVEMMLGEAIKPGETAAERVAAAPQGTPRVAVKGLGAGGQLTDVSFALHPGEVLGVVALEGQGQDELFEVLAGARKPDRGVIEVEGTARRFAHPADAIAAGLAFVPGNRADALAMQQSVRDNLALPFSARARAWGPISMKREGEVVGRTIERLQIDTRAQGEVGRLSGGNQQKVTIGRWLAHGCDTLLLFDPTRGIDVRTKRQIYPLVRELAEGGASVLFYSSELEEIQLACDRCIVIFNGRVVDTMPAAEADEPRLMRAAYGLTGDAA, encoded by the coding sequence ATGTCGGATGAGGCTCCGCTGCTGGATGCGAGCGGCGTAGAGAAGCGGTTTGGGGCGGTGGTGGCTTTGAAGGCTGCCGCTCTGACGATCCGCCGGGGCGAGATCGTGGCCCTGATGGGGGCCAATGGCGCGGGCAAATCGACCTTTGTAAAGATCCTCACCGGGGCGCTGAAGGCCGATGGCGGACATGTGAAGATCCGCGGGGCCGAGCGGGCCGTGGGTTCGCCCGCCGAGGCGCGCAAGAGCGGGCTGGTGCCGGTGTATCAGGAGCCTTCGCTGATCCCCGATCTGGACGTGGCCGACAACCTGCGGCTGGGCGGGACCGATCCGGCCAAGTTTAGCGCGTGGATGGGGGAGCTGGGCTTTGCGGGATTCGACCTTTCGGCGATGATCCACAGCCTGCCGCTGGCGACGCTGCGCATCATCGACCTTGCGCGTGCGCTGGCCTCAGAGCCCGACGTGCTGCTGCTCGACGAGATGACGGCCGCCCTGCCGACCGATCTGGTGGAGGCGGTGCTGAAGGTGGTGCAGCAGCAGGCCGAGGCCGGGCGCTCGGTGATCTATATTTCGCACCGCTTTGCCGAGATCGCGCAGGTCTGCCAGCGGGCCGTGGTGCTGCGCGATGGTGCCACCGTTGGCGAAGTGCCGATTGAAGAGGGCGCCGAGGAGCGGATCGTGGAGATGATGCTGGGCGAGGCGATCAAGCCCGGCGAAACCGCCGCAGAGCGGGTGGCCGCCGCGCCGCAGGGCACGCCCCGCGTGGCGGTGAAGGGGCTTGGCGCGGGCGGGCAGTTGACGGATGTGAGCTTTGCGCTCCACCCCGGCGAGGTGCTGGGCGTGGTGGCGCTGGAGGGCCAGGGGCAGGATGAGCTCTTCGAGGTGCTGGCCGGCGCGAGGAAGCCCGACCGGGGCGTGATCGAGGTGGAGGGCACGGCCCGCCGCTTCGCCCACCCTGCCGATGCCATTGCCGCCGGCCTCGCCTTCGTGCCCGGCAACCGGGCGGATGCGCTGGCGATGCAGCAATCGGTGCGCGACAACCTTGCCCTGCCCTTTTCGGCCCGTGCCCGCGCATGGGGGCCGATCTCGATGAAGCGCGAGGGCGAGGTGGTGGGCCGCACCATCGAGCGGCTTCAGATTGATACTCGCGCCCAGGGCGAGGTGGGACGCCTGAGCGGCGGGAACCAGCAGAAGGTGACCATCGGGCGCTGGCTGGCCCACGGCTGCGACACGCTGCTGCTGTTCGACCCGACGCGGGGCATCGACGTGCGCACCAAGCGCCAGATCTACCCGTTGGTGCGCGAGCTGGCGGAGGGCGGCGCTTCGGTGCTGTTCTACTCCTCGGAACTGGAGGAAATCCAACTGGCCTGCGACCGCTGCATCGTGATCTTCAATGGCCGCGTGGTCGATACCATGCCCGCCGCAGAGGCCGACGAGCCGCGCCTGATGCGCGCCGCCTACGGGCTGACGGGAGACGCGGCATGA
- a CDS encoding Gfo/Idh/MocA family protein: MSAPEADDYALKSTEAAEIPAPELPYQPPMPQTPPPIALIGAGGIAGAHLEAYRSAGWEVAAICNRTLSRAQARADAFFPKARVSDDWQSVLADPAIKVVDITPHPADRLPIIEAALKAGKHVLSQKPFTESLDEAERLIALAEAEGCQLAINQNGRWAPHLAWMREATLAGHIGTLTSAHIRMAWNHGWIAGTPFEQMPDLVLYDFAIHWFDFLATLVPDRLQSVTASAARAAGQGAKAPLLAQAMVALEGGQASFAFDGTTAHGPNDSTLITGTEGTLHATGPDLGQQSVTLTNAQGRATPKLSGTWFNDGFRGAMGELLCAIEQARPPANSAVSNLPTLALTFAAVASARENRAVEIGSIRHLPR; this comes from the coding sequence ATGAGCGCGCCCGAGGCCGACGACTACGCCTTGAAATCCACCGAGGCGGCCGAGATCCCCGCCCCCGAGCTGCCCTACCAGCCGCCCATGCCACAGACACCGCCGCCCATCGCCCTTATCGGCGCAGGCGGCATCGCGGGGGCGCATCTGGAGGCCTACCGCAGCGCCGGCTGGGAGGTGGCCGCCATCTGCAACCGCACCCTGTCGCGTGCGCAGGCCCGCGCCGATGCGTTCTTCCCCAAGGCGCGGGTGAGCGACGACTGGCAGAGCGTGCTGGCCGACCCCGCGATCAAGGTGGTCGACATCACCCCCCACCCCGCCGACCGGCTGCCGATCATCGAAGCGGCGCTGAAGGCGGGCAAACACGTGCTCTCGCAAAAGCCCTTCACCGAAAGTCTCGACGAGGCCGAGCGCCTCATCGCATTGGCCGAGGCCGAGGGCTGCCAGCTCGCCATCAACCAGAACGGACGTTGGGCGCCCCACCTCGCATGGATGCGCGAGGCCACCCTGGCGGGCCATATCGGCACCCTCACCTCGGCCCATATCCGCATGGCCTGGAACCACGGCTGGATCGCGGGCACCCCCTTCGAGCAGATGCCAGACCTCGTTCTCTACGATTTCGCCATCCACTGGTTCGACTTTCTCGCCACGCTCGTCCCCGACCGCCTGCAAAGCGTCACCGCCAGCGCCGCCCGCGCCGCCGGGCAAGGTGCAAAGGCCCCGCTGCTCGCCCAGGCCATGGTCGCGCTGGAGGGCGGGCAGGCCTCCTTCGCTTTCGACGGGACCACCGCCCATGGCCCGAACGACAGCACCCTTATCACCGGCACCGAGGGCACGCTCCATGCCACCGGCCCCGACCTCGGCCAGCAGAGCGTCACCCTCACCAACGCGCAGGGCCGCGCCACCCCAAAATTAAGTGGCACATGGTTCAACGACGGGTTTCGCGGCGCCATGGGCGAGCTGCTCTGTGCCATCGAGCAGGCCCGCCCGCCCGCAAACAGCGCAGTCAGCAACCTGCCCACCCTCGCCCTCACCTTCGCCGCCGTCGCCTCGGCGCGTGAGAACCGCGCCGTCGAGATCGGCAGCATCCGACACCTGCCGCGCTAG